A window from Dethiosulfovibrio salsuginis encodes these proteins:
- the rpmI gene encoding 50S ribosomal protein L35: MPKMKTHSGAKKRFSFTGSGKVSYKKSGRAHQLRTKDACRIRRLRQDGIMTDTTAIETMKKLMPYA; the protein is encoded by the coding sequence ATGCCTAAGATGAAGACCCACTCTGGTGCCAAGAAACGTTTTTCTTTCACCGGTAGCGGAAAGGTTTCCTACAAGAAAAGCGGTCGTGCTCACCAGCTGAGGACCAAGGACGCCTGCAGAATTCGCAGGCTCCGCCAGGACGGTATAATGACCGATACCACCGCTATAGAGACTATGAAGAAACTCATGCCCTATGCCTGA
- the rplT gene encoding 50S ribosomal protein L20, translated as MRVAAASSSDRKRKKLFAITKGYFGRKKNVYRRAREAFLHSLTRMYADRKLRKRDFRRLWITRINAAARLNDINYSNLINGLKKANIDINRKMLADLAVNDMPAFEALAAKAKEALG; from the coding sequence ATGCGCGTCGCAGCTGCCAGCTCAAGCGATAGAAAACGCAAAAAGCTGTTTGCAATAACTAAGGGATATTTTGGCCGTAAAAAGAACGTATACCGTAGAGCCAGGGAGGCTTTTCTTCACTCCCTGACCAGGATGTACGCCGACAGAAAACTTCGTAAGAGGGATTTTCGTCGTCTCTGGATCACCAGGATCAACGCCGCCGCCAGACTTAACGACATCAACTACAGCAACCTTATAAACGGCCTTAAGAAGGCCAATATCGACATCAACCGTAAAATGCTGGCCGATCTGGCTGTAAACGACATGCCCGCCTTCGAGGCCCTTGCCGCCAAGGCCAAGGAAGCCCTTGGATAA
- the infC gene encoding translation initiation factor IF-3, whose amino-acid sequence MAKKLPDEPRVNEEITVKDVLLIDDQGVKVGVIPTEQAIELAASRELDLVEVAPGATPPVCRILDYGKFRYQQQKKEKDARKKQKTQTLKEMKMRPKIDEHDYNFKTKAIRGFLANGHRVKVSIFFRGREMAFLDRGKEVLDRVAKDCEDLGKSEGFPRMEGRFMRMMLTPIASPKKESGSNSSDIAKDSED is encoded by the coding sequence ATAGCTAAGAAACTTCCTGACGAGCCGAGAGTCAACGAAGAGATAACAGTAAAAGACGTCCTGTTGATAGACGACCAAGGGGTCAAGGTCGGGGTTATTCCGACGGAGCAGGCCATCGAACTGGCTGCCTCCAGGGAGCTTGACCTAGTAGAGGTCGCTCCAGGAGCGACTCCTCCGGTGTGTCGTATTCTCGATTACGGCAAGTTCCGTTACCAGCAGCAGAAGAAGGAAAAGGACGCCCGGAAAAAACAGAAGACCCAGACTCTCAAGGAAATGAAGATGCGTCCTAAGATCGACGAGCACGACTATAACTTCAAGACCAAGGCCATCAGAGGTTTCCTGGCTAACGGCCATAGAGTCAAGGTGTCCATCTTTTTCAGAGGCAGAGAGATGGCCTTTCTGGATAGAGGAAAAGAGGTTCTCGACAGAGTTGCCAAAGACTGCGAAGATCTCGGAAAGTCCGAGGGCTTCCCCCGGATGGAAGGTCGGTTCATGAGAATGATGCTCACCCCTATAGCATCTCCTAAGAAAGAATCAGGTTCTAACTCCTCTGATATCGCTAAAGACTCGGAGGATTAG